The following coding sequences are from one Nicotiana tabacum cultivar K326 chromosome 1, ASM71507v2, whole genome shotgun sequence window:
- the LOC142181183 gene encoding uncharacterized protein LOC142181183, protein MEEKTQRMEEKIDEQKATIRQEVVADVLARLQRSRIDIDANIILVALDDNLLGEDLSAQQTALQLIRRLATGTNKEGQLIPGASIADESSDDDLT, encoded by the exons ATGGAGGAGAAGACACAAAGAATGGAGGAAAAAATTGACGAACAAAAGGCAACTATCCGTCAAGAAGTTGTTGCAGATGTCCTTGCACGACTTCAGCGTtcaagaattgatattgatgctAACATTATTCTAGTGGCATTGGATGATAATTTATTGGGAGAAGATTTATCTGCTCAGCAAACAGCATTGCAACTAATTCGTCGTCTAGCTACTGGTACCAACAAAGAAGGCCAACTCATTCCAG GTGCATCGATTGCGGATGAAAGCAGTGATGATGACCTTACTTGA